In Lactuca sativa cultivar Salinas chromosome 5, Lsat_Salinas_v11, whole genome shotgun sequence, the DNA window tttctaacaattaggttttaaatttgTCATCTTTttcaatttgttttgttttttcaatttgtttttttttttcttattttgaaaaataaactaaaaacacTTTTAGTTTCAGTTAATTTATTTGTCAATTTCGAACATGTTTAATCTCTGATCAATTAGCGAAACATAAAACTAagctaaaaatataatttatccaCATTTAGATGGTATCAAGGTCATTGATCGTCTTATTTATAgaatcttattattatttttatagaacaatctttttataataaaaatatattttacattttcaaaaacaaacaccactaaaacaaaacatataaaaaaaacacCACTAAAACAAAACATATGAAACTGGTCTTTTTATTCAATCATTTGTAATTTAAATCATACTTTTTGTATCTAAGAACTCATCTATGAAATTTAGAGTGAAAATCCATGTATCAAATCGTATTAGGCTTCAAGAAGAAAGATTATTCATTGATTATAGTGTTAGGCTTCAAGAACATTAGTAATCATGATAATGTATTAATCATTAATGTGTGTTGATGTGTTCTTCCAAATCTGAAAATGGGCCAATCGGGCTCGAACTTGGGCTGGATTTCTGCATTAATAGATAACCAAACCATTTGTTGAGATCCAAAGTGCAAAGGGGAAGGTAGGTGGTCGATATGAAGGTGGGGGCCAactccatgtatatatatataacaaaaacaaacaagtaACAactattgatatataataaacaTGGGGTTGACCCCAACCATTTATGCCTAACCAGAAATCTTGTCAAACTGTTCCATTCATTTAATTCTTTTCATACAAAATCAACTACTACTTGAAATTTGCAACCTGTCTATGTCCATGACCTTCACACACATGATCatacatccattacattaatatcaTCATGCTCATGCCCATATGTCCATCATTACTAATATTTCATTCCCCTCTTAACAAAACATAACATGTTCATCATATATATCTTTTGTTTCCCTATTTCTTATTACTCAACACACGTATAACAGAGAAAAGTTATCCAAACAACACTTTatcgaaaaaaataaaataaaaccttaGTCAAACAATCTTGGATTCTTggatacatatataagaatgaatgaaatTATCAAAAGCAACAAAAAGATAATACATAggaaaagaagattaattaaTGGGTGAACCcgtacccaaacccaaacccaaacccaaaccccgAACCcaataaaaataacataaagaaACATGAATAAAGATATAAAGCACATAAAATGTATACTCAAGCTACACAAATTACCATTATTTTTACCCTTTTGACCATTTTGCAAGATTATACCCTTCCAAGGATTTCAAGGCCTTCAGTCCTACAAGACATGATTTTGCGAAATACTTCTCTAAGTTGGCGTTCCAGAGGATCCAATCCATTCTTTAATGCATTACAAACTAAAGACGCCTCTTGAATTCCCATTTGCACTTCTTCTTTCTGTTCTTCAGTCAATGGAAATTGATGAATGGAATCAACAAAATCCGTGATCAAATGAATTGACTTTTCCATTTGGGAAATCTCTTTAAGAAGCCCAGCACTGTTCTTGCGTTCGCGTTTCTTGGATTCGTCCATGATTCGAATGTGAAGAAGGTTTAATGGAGTCCCCCATGAGAATTGTCTTGGAATAGATAAATGGAATTGGAGATTCCGATCTTGGCATGGAATTGCAGCCACCAGAGCCCATAAAACAAACATCAGAACAAAACCCATTGTGTAAACGATTGTAGCTAAGCCATTAGTGGCAGAAATTTCATGGGGTTTAGGTGGGAGTAATCCATTAGCTATTGACTGAAGTTGCTTACTTGCTGACCATGAATTAGGGACACTCCATGAAAGTGACCTTGAGTGTCCTGCTTTTTGTTGATTGTCTTTATTCCCTTTGTTTAGGCGCCCAAAAGATCGGTTTCTGGTTGAAAAAACGGATGCAGATTCTTTATTTTCATCGAGCATGATGATGGCTAAATCAGTCAAAGCTTTTTTTGCACGCCTAAATTGACCTTCAATTATCACGTTTCTTGGTTTTGAATCGAAAGCACTTGAAACGATTTCCAAATGTTTATACCAAAGTCGA includes these proteins:
- the LOC111878308 gene encoding protein ROH1, whose translation is MPTTSGYAMPFGTFRRSIMGIGNDHNQVYSMDVNSDSSSEFHCELGSFEHQVFRQFRALSAASPDELLSLNWVSKLLDAFIACQEDFNIILSTHEANLSKPPLDKFLTEFFDRSIRALDICNAIRDGLEKIRLWYKHLEIVSSAFDSKPRNVIIEGQFRRAKKALTDLAIIMLDENKESASVFSTRNRSFGRLNKGNKDNQQKAGHSRSLSWSVPNSWSASKQLQSIANGLLPPKPHEISATNGLATIVYTMGFVLMFVLWALVAAIPCQDRNLQFHLSIPRQFSWGTPLNLLHIRIMDESKKRERKNSAGLLKEISQMEKSIHLITDFVDSIHQFPLTEEQKEEVQMGIQEASLVCNALKNGLDPLERQLREVFRKIMSCRTEGLEILGRV